In Spinacia oleracea cultivar Varoflay chromosome 5, BTI_SOV_V1, whole genome shotgun sequence, a single window of DNA contains:
- the LOC130461667 gene encoding uncharacterized protein: MHLVAYRHHMYVQGTNEATCCKYFQATLKGVASKWFERLPAGSIASFNELETLFSTRFMAYKQERKTSVHLGRIQQGKDESLRRYVKRFNLEDGKIPDLLDGVSFDNFIRGIKKGSFKFDFVKKSVRTMAEVLDKAEAFIHAMDICSVSKDGKAGEATDSSRKKERTDWKITRVNGTWALSKEQDSTSTGQKRGRPQEKEFFEYNTDLLTILVDVGTIFNLERPFPLKSPAESQDPKLYFQFHEDIGHDTKDCRSLKRDQDGLASKGHLKIICRGTLTTQEKAITIRTNHSFQLEKKIKLRWGS; the protein is encoded by the coding sequence ATGCACTTAGTTGCATACCGTCACCATATGTATGTGCAAGGGACCAATGAGGCTACATGCTGCAAATACTTTCAGGCCACCCTCAAAGGTGTAGCATCCAAATGGTTCGAAAGGCTACCTGCGGGATCAATTGCCTCCTTCAATGAGCTAGAGACACTATTTTCCACAAGGTTTATGGCATACAAGCAAGAAAGGAAGACGAGTGTGCATCTAGGCCGCATTCAGCAGGGAAAAGATGAATCTTTGCGAAGATATGTCAAACGCTTCAACCTGGAGGATGGAAAAATTCCAGACCTGCTCGATGGCGTCTCCTTCGATAACTTCATCAGGGGCATAAAGAAGGGATCGTTCAAATTTGATTTTGTCAAGAAGAGCGTACGAACGATGGCAGAAGTCCTTGACAAAGCCGAGGCATTTATACATGCCATGGATATATGTAGTGTGTCCAAAGACGGAAAGGCTGGGGAAGCAACGGACTCATCCCGGAAAAAAGAAAGAACTGATTGGAAAATCACACGGGTCAATGGCACCTGGGCACTATCTAAAGAACAAGACTCCACCTCTACTGGACAAAAGAGGGGACGGCCGCAAGAGAAGGAATTTTTTGAGTATAACACGGATCTCCTTACCATTTTGGTAGATGTAGGGACCATATTCAACCTAGAACGGCCATTTCCATTGAAATCTCCCGCTGAGAGTCAAGATCCCAAGTTATACTTTCAGTTTCACGAAGATATAGGTCATGATACCAAAGACTGTAGAAGTCTGAAAAGGGATCAGGACGGGTTGGCTTCCAAAGGGCACTTGAAAATTATCTGCAGAGGAACACTCACGACACAGGAAAAAGCCATTACAATAAGAACAAATCACTCGTTT